The proteins below come from a single Pedobacter aquae genomic window:
- a CDS encoding efflux RND transporter permease subunit, with protein MKSLFIRRPVLSIVISLIITLLGLLALVQLPMTQFPDIAPPEVTVTTKYTGANADAVVKAVITPLEKAINGVPGMAYMTSVSGNDGTGVIQIIFSSETDPNIAAVNVQNRVSSVMDELPEEAIKAGVIVEKVQNSMLLYLNLLSKDEETDEKFLFNYADINLLAELKRIEGVGFADLMGSREYAMRIWLNPTKMTTYAISTEDVVNSLREQNIEAAPGKVGESSGRKAQALQYVLKYTGKFNTVEQYENIIIKSNGGGELLKLKDIATVAFDSQEYDVLSKENGRPSAAIMLKQRPGSNAREVISNIKNRMEELKVNFPAGMEYTVSYDVSAFLDASVSEVIKTLIEAFILVALVVFIFLQDWRSTLIPILTVPVSLIGTLLAMQLMGFSLNLITLFALVLAIGIVVDNAIVVVEAVHVKMSNGNVKPRLATELAMHEITGAIIAITLVMSAVFIPVSFISGPTGIFYREFSLTMAVAIVLSGIIALTLTPALCAILLKNTHGEAHSKGMLNRFFNWFNHSYNGIENKYARLIKKIVNRRVITFGSLIFFLLATGILGNIVPGGFIPNEDQGTIYTNITSPSGSTLERTEKVVDHIQQVAQSLDEVSSVSTLAGFSILSDGTGASYGMNLIGLKPWNEREKTDKEVIELLKQKTSQIKDARIEFFTPPPVPGYGNSSGFELRLLDKTGKGDAKQLEQVAKSFVLELNKRPEINNSFSSFDASFPQLMVNIDYVKAAQKNVIVDDILSTLQIHLGSEYATNFIRFGQMYKVMVQASPEFRALPENVMNLHVKNRDGEMVPIASFITIDKIYGPEQITRYNMYSSALVNGEPANGYSSGDAISAIKETAAEKLPKGYDFDWAGSSRDQANAGNESIIIFIICLLFVYLLLCAQYESFLLPLPVILSLPTGVFGALLLLMIFQLENNIYAQVAMIMLIGLLGKNAILIVEFAAQRHSQGKSVLEATIEASKQRLRPILMTSFAFIAGLIPLMLASGAGAIGNKTIGTAAAGGMLFGTVCGVILIPGLYFAFAKIAEKFSSNRNDEKPFTENLNP; from the coding sequence ATGAAATCGTTATTTATTAGAAGGCCTGTATTATCAATAGTAATATCACTTATTATCACTTTATTAGGGCTACTTGCCCTAGTTCAACTGCCTATGACGCAGTTTCCAGATATTGCACCACCAGAGGTTACTGTGACCACAAAATATACAGGCGCAAATGCAGATGCAGTTGTGAAAGCTGTGATTACGCCACTTGAGAAAGCAATCAACGGGGTTCCTGGCATGGCATACATGACTTCTGTTTCTGGAAATGATGGAACAGGGGTTATCCAAATTATTTTTAGTTCAGAAACTGATCCTAACATCGCAGCTGTAAACGTTCAGAATAGGGTCTCATCAGTAATGGATGAACTGCCTGAAGAAGCTATTAAGGCCGGTGTTATTGTAGAAAAGGTACAAAACAGTATGTTATTATACCTAAATCTACTGAGTAAAGATGAAGAAACCGATGAGAAATTTCTTTTTAATTATGCGGATATCAATCTTTTGGCCGAGCTAAAGCGAATAGAAGGAGTAGGTTTTGCAGACCTTATGGGCTCTAGAGAATATGCTATGCGCATTTGGTTAAATCCAACGAAAATGACAACCTATGCCATTTCTACGGAAGATGTTGTTAATAGTCTTCGTGAACAGAATATTGAAGCAGCACCCGGAAAAGTTGGTGAAAGTTCTGGAAGAAAGGCCCAAGCACTTCAATATGTTTTAAAATATACCGGAAAATTCAATACGGTAGAGCAATATGAAAATATCATTATCAAAAGTAATGGCGGTGGCGAATTACTAAAGTTAAAAGACATTGCTACTGTAGCATTTGATTCGCAAGAGTATGATGTACTTTCTAAAGAAAATGGAAGACCTTCTGCTGCCATTATGCTAAAGCAAAGGCCAGGTAGTAACGCTCGTGAAGTAATTAGCAACATCAAAAACCGCATGGAAGAACTGAAAGTAAATTTCCCTGCTGGTATGGAATATACAGTAAGTTATGATGTTTCTGCTTTCTTAGACGCTTCCGTATCAGAAGTTATAAAGACACTAATTGAGGCATTCATTCTGGTTGCGCTTGTGGTCTTTATTTTTCTTCAAGACTGGCGCTCTACATTAATACCTATTCTAACAGTTCCAGTTTCTTTAATAGGTACACTTTTGGCCATGCAGCTGATGGGCTTTTCTTTGAATTTAATTACCTTATTTGCTTTAGTACTGGCCATAGGTATTGTGGTTGATAATGCTATTGTGGTAGTAGAAGCCGTCCATGTTAAAATGAGCAATGGCAATGTTAAACCACGTTTGGCAACAGAATTGGCTATGCATGAAATAACTGGAGCCATTATAGCCATCACCTTAGTGATGTCTGCTGTTTTTATTCCGGTATCTTTTATATCTGGTCCTACAGGTATTTTTTACAGAGAATTTTCTTTAACAATGGCAGTTGCTATTGTTCTGTCTGGTATAATTGCCTTAACACTAACCCCAGCATTATGTGCTATTCTACTTAAAAATACTCATGGGGAAGCGCATTCTAAAGGTATGCTGAATAGATTTTTCAATTGGTTTAATCATTCCTATAATGGTATAGAAAACAAATATGCTAGGTTAATAAAGAAAATAGTAAATAGAAGAGTTATAACATTTGGTAGCTTAATATTTTTCCTTTTAGCAACAGGAATTTTAGGCAATATAGTTCCTGGCGGTTTTATACCTAATGAAGATCAGGGAACTATTTATACCAATATAACCAGCCCATCTGGCTCTACCCTTGAAAGAACAGAAAAAGTAGTTGATCATATTCAGCAAGTTGCCCAGTCTTTAGACGAGGTGTCTTCAGTTTCAACGCTTGCAGGTTTTAGTATATTATCAGATGGTACGGGAGCGAGTTACGGAATGAACCTTATTGGTTTAAAACCTTGGAATGAAAGAGAAAAAACAGATAAGGAAGTTATTGAGTTGCTTAAACAGAAAACATCACAAATTAAGGATGCTCGCATTGAATTTTTTACACCGCCGCCTGTTCCTGGTTATGGAAACTCAAGCGGATTTGAGTTAAGATTGTTAGATAAAACAGGTAAAGGGGATGCTAAGCAATTAGAGCAGGTTGCAAAAAGCTTTGTGTTAGAACTTAATAAAAGGCCAGAAATAAATAACTCCTTTTCTTCTTTTGATGCAAGTTTCCCACAGTTGATGGTCAATATCGATTATGTTAAAGCCGCTCAGAAAAATGTAATTGTAGACGATATTTTAAGTACACTACAAATTCACCTAGGGAGTGAATATGCTACCAATTTTATCCGTTTTGGTCAAATGTATAAAGTAATGGTTCAGGCCTCTCCAGAGTTTAGAGCTCTTCCAGAAAATGTAATGAATTTACATGTAAAAAATCGGGATGGGGAAATGGTTCCTATAGCTTCTTTTATAACGATAGATAAAATATATGGGCCAGAACAAATTACGAGATATAACATGTATTCCTCAGCATTGGTAAATGGTGAGCCTGCAAATGGATATAGTAGTGGTGATGCCATAAGTGCGATTAAAGAAACTGCCGCTGAAAAATTGCCTAAAGGTTATGATTTTGATTGGGCAGGATCATCACGTGATCAGGCAAATGCCGGAAACGAATCTATCATCATTTTTATCATTTGTTTGCTGTTTGTTTACCTACTTCTTTGTGCGCAATATGAAAGTTTTCTGCTACCATTACCCGTTATTCTTTCTTTACCCACAGGGGTATTTGGTGCGTTGCTGTTGCTGATGATTTTTCAGCTAGAAAATAATATATACGCTCAAGTTGCTATGATCATGTTAATAGGGTTATTAGGAAAAAATGCTATTCTCATTGTTGAATTTGCTGCACAACGCCATAGCCAAGGTAAATCGGTTTTAGAAGCAACAATAGAAGCTTCTAAACAACGCTTACGCCCAATATTAATGACATCTTTTGCATTTATTGCCGGTTTAATTCCGCTTATGCTTGCATCAGGCGCAGGGGCTATTGGAAACAAAACTATTGGAACTGCAGCTGCCGGAGGGATGCTTTTTGGTACCGTATGCGGTGTTATCTTAATCCCAGGATTATATTTTGCTTTCGCAAAAATAGCTGAGAAATTTAGCTCCAATAGAAATGATGAAAAACCTTTTACTGAAAATTTAAATCCTTGA
- a CDS encoding efflux RND transporter periplasmic adaptor subunit, whose protein sequence is MKIISMLSVIACTFLIACSTNTKKEIEQNFQVFNPILKDTLYNREYIAEINAVQNVEIRSRIHGIIEKIHVDEGQIVKQGQLLFTISNSSFEQDLVKAQAMLRSSITELKAVEIELQNTRRLADKNIVSKTELEMLRAKVEIVKAKIEEAKANNLQAKLNLSFTQIKAPFNGIINRIPNKIGSLVDEEALLTSISNDKEVFAYFNVSEIDYLEFAKTKERGKTDQVTLILANNDVYKHKGNIETSESEFDKSTGNIAFRARFINPEHLLKHGSSGKIRINTALKNAMIIPQKSTFEIQENLYVFLVDANNMVKMKRFIPKLRLENLYVVESGLQLNDHILYEGIQLVKDGDKINTQKISASQAFKN, encoded by the coding sequence ATGAAAATAATCTCCATGTTGAGTGTTATTGCATGTACATTTCTTATTGCATGCTCAACAAATACAAAAAAAGAAATAGAACAAAATTTTCAAGTTTTCAATCCTATTTTAAAGGATACCCTATATAATAGGGAATATATTGCAGAAATTAATGCCGTTCAAAATGTAGAAATACGTTCACGAATTCATGGAATTATAGAAAAAATTCATGTGGATGAGGGGCAAATTGTAAAGCAAGGTCAACTTTTGTTTACCATTAGTAATAGTTCTTTTGAGCAAGATTTAGTTAAGGCACAGGCTATGTTAAGAAGTTCAATCACAGAATTAAAAGCTGTGGAAATAGAGCTTCAAAACACCAGGAGACTTGCAGATAAGAATATCGTTTCAAAAACCGAGCTTGAAATGTTACGAGCCAAGGTTGAAATAGTAAAGGCTAAAATTGAAGAAGCTAAAGCAAATAATTTGCAGGCTAAGTTAAATTTATCATTCACCCAAATTAAGGCACCATTTAATGGAATAATAAATAGGATACCTAATAAAATAGGAAGTTTGGTTGATGAAGAAGCTTTGCTAACAAGTATTTCTAACGATAAGGAAGTTTTTGCCTATTTCAATGTATCTGAGATAGATTACCTAGAATTTGCGAAAACGAAAGAGCGAGGTAAAACGGACCAGGTAACGCTCATACTTGCTAATAACGATGTGTACAAGCACAAGGGAAATATTGAAACTTCTGAAAGTGAGTTTGATAAAAGTACCGGTAATATTGCCTTTAGAGCTAGATTCATTAACCCAGAGCATCTCTTAAAGCATGGAAGTAGTGGTAAAATAAGAATCAATACAGCACTTAAAAATGCCATGATTATTCCTCAGAAGTCAACATTTGAGATTCAAGAAAATCTTTACGTTTTCTTGGTAGATGCCAATAACATGGTAAAAATGAAACGATTTATACCTAAGCTTAGGTTAGAAAATCTTTACGTGGTTGAATCGGGTCTTCAATTAAATGATCATATACTTTATGAAGGTATACAGCTTGTAAAAGATGGCGACAAGATAAATACCCAAAAGATTTCGGCATCCCAAGCTTTTAAAAACTAA